The proteins below come from a single Malus domestica chromosome 03, GDT2T_hap1 genomic window:
- the LOC103429812 gene encoding ETHYLENE INSENSITIVE 3-like 3 protein: MGDVGEIGPDISSDIEEDLRCDNIAEKDVSDEEIESEDLEMRMWKDRIKLKRLRERQKLEAQQAAEKQKPKQTSDQARRKKMSRAQDGILKYMLKLMEVCKARGFVYGIIPEKGKPVSGASDNVRAWWKEKVKFDKNGPAAIAKYEAECLAMSDADNNRNGNSQSILQDLQDATLGSLLSSLMQHCDPPQRKYPLEKGVPPPWWPTGNEDWWVKLGLAHGQSPPYKKPHDLKKMWKVGVLTAVIKHMSPDIAKIRKHVRQSKCLQDKMTAKESAIWLGVLSREESLIRQSSSDNGTSGIIEMPQSGRGEKQAAASSNSDYDVDGTDDGLGSVSSSKDDMRNQVTDVEPLSKLRNKSRNNVQDKEQGEKKPRTKRARVRASPVEQLPAPSPNEHLHVRGALPDINHTDVQMIGFQVHENQQENGGITTLRPLENDLDVQAQIPAPEFNYYPGVPSENVIMTQGMHVGGTPLLYHGVQDADMHHGDTFNQHHGDTFNLFNPSAQYPPSQDQQLPQIVMNKPQIIPMDGIHVPVHRNGSEIAGEDQNFVQDTFQSEQDRTANANFGSPIDSLSLDYGLFNSPFNFGIDSTGSLDDLELEEMMEYFAA, from the exons ATGGGTGACGTCGGAGAGATTGGACCTGATATCAG TTCGGATATAGAAGAAGACTTGAGGTGCGATAATATTGCGGAGAAAGATGTCAGTGACGAAGAGATTGAATCGGAAGATTTGGAGATGCGGATGTGGAAGGATCGAATCAAACTCAAAAGGCTTAGAGAAAGACAGAAACTTGAAGCTCAACAAGCTGCTGAAAAACAGAAGCCCAAGCAGACCTCTGATCAGGCTCGTAGGAAGAAAATGTCAAGAGCACAAGATGGGATTCTTAAGTATATGCTGAAGCTGATGGAAGTGTGCAAAGCTCGTGGTTTTGTGTATGGTATCATTCCTGAGAAGGGCAAGCCAGTGAGCGGTGCTTCAGATAACGTCAGGGCTTGGTGGAAAGAAAAGGTGAAGTTCGATAAGAATGGGCCTGCAGCCATAGCCAAGTATGAAGCGGAGTGTCTTGCCATGAGTGATGCAGATAATAATCGAAATGGGAATTCTCAGAGTATCCTCCAAGATCTACAAGATGCAACTCTTGGTTCTCTGTTGTCTTCTTTGATGCAACACTGTGACCCCCCTCAAAGGAAGTATCCGTTAGAAAAGGGAGTTCCACCACCTTGGTGGCCGACAGGAAATGAAGATTGGTGGGTCAAATTAGGGCTAGCCCATGGTCAGAGTCCTCCTTATAAGAAGCCGCACGACCTAAAGAAGATGTGGAAAGTTGGAGTGCTAACTGCTGTGATAAAGCATATGTCACCTGATATTGCAAAGATAAGGAAGCACGTCCGCCAGTCAAAATGCTTACAGGATAAGATGACAGCAAAGGAGAGTGCAATTTGGTTAGGGGTTTTAAGCCGAGAAGAATCTCTCATTAGGCAGTCTAGTAGTGATAATGGGACATCTGGCATTATTGAGATGCCACAAAGTGGCCGTGGTGAAAAGCAAGCTGCTGCTAGCAGTAACAGTGACTATGATGTTGATGGTACTGATGATGGGTTAGGGTCGGTTTCTTCATCCAAAGATGATATGAGGAATCAGGTGACGGATGTAGAGCCATTGAGCAAACTACGCAATAAGTCTCGTAATAATGTCCAAGATAAAGAGCAAGGTGAAAAGAAACCGAGGACAAAAAGGGCACGTGTCAGAGCAAGCCCTGTCGAACAACTTCCTGCACCATCTCCCAATGAGCATCTACATGTTCGAGGTGCATTGCCTGATATAAACCACACTGATGTACAGATGATTGGATTTCAGGTCCATGAGAATCAACAGGAAAATGGTGGCATTACAACTTTACGGCCGCTGGAGAACGATCTTGATGTCCAAGCACAAATACCTGCGCCTGAGTTTAACTACTACCCTGGTGTACCTTCTGAGAATGTAATTATGACACAGGGCATGCATGTTGGTGGAACACCCTTGCTTTATCATGGGGTGCAAGATGCTGACATGCATCATGGAGATACATTTAACCAGCATCATGGAGATACATTTAACCTCTTTAATCCATCGGCACAATATCCCCCAAGTCAAGACCAGCAGCTGCCTCAGATTGTAATGAATAAACCGCAGATTATACCAATGGATGGAATCCATGTACCAGTCCATAGAAATGGAAGTGAGATTGCTGGAGaagatcaaaattttgttcaagACACATTTCAGAGTGAGCAAGACAGAACTGCCAATGCTAACTTTGGGTCTCCAATTGATAGCCTGTCGTTAGATTATGGATTATTCAACAGCCCATTCAACTTTGGAATTGATAGCACCGGTTCATTAGATGATCTTGAACTCGAAGAAATGATGGAGTACTTTGCGGCATAG
- the LOC139194363 gene encoding uncharacterized protein encodes MAFELTERNSSYAMGLVCKHFANDNPVPKFPYAKSLFALQQQWGGSPKSMTELPGVEFPNLSSLDGYLKHWGAHGVTQNKTLYTWINEEGAVVSQRTYAELHANASCIAQKLLTCKKPRIRPRDRVLLVHVPGLDFVDAFFGCLRANVLPVPVLPPDPLQRGGQALLKIENIAKSCGAVAILSTISYHWAVQAGSVKNIISLTAKKPKSTARWPNLPWLHTDSWIKNSKNVVVEDFKDEFEPQPDEVSFLQFTSGSTGDAKGVMITHGGLIHNVKLMQRRYKSTSKTVLVSWLPQYHDMGLIGGLFTALVSGGTAVLFSPLTFIRNPLLWLQTMSKYQATHSAGPNFAIELVVRRLESEKNRKYDLSSMKFLMVAAEPVRQKTLKRFVELTCPFGFSQKVMAPGYGLAENCVFVSCAYGEEKPIMVDWQGRVCCGYVNPNDEDVDIRIVDPESGEELKEAGKEGEIWISSPSAGIGYWGREELSQKTYRNKLPDYPGRIYTSTGDLGRIIDRKLFITGRIKDLIIVAGRNIYSADVEKTVESASEVVRPGCCAVIAVPMEILSMKGISVPDNADQVGLVVIAEVRDGKPVGKDVVEQIQARVAEEHGVTVASVKMIRPKTISKTTSGKIKRFECLQQFTDGTLNVVPEPILIKKKLMRSFTTGTCKEGITPRPQFVKGSPLPSPKISNKDIVDFLKRLVSEQTGISINKISNTESLVSYGIDSIGVVRAAQKLSDFLGVPVGAVDIFTATCIADLASFSENLVMNSQPQLSTTPSNVPLLETETDSAELVMELPESHHLVIWSFQLLALIYVAFMLSIPAYLSVSAFMNCVSATHALVEGIPYLDYLTLLTFAPLAWMFCILSTCVSIGFLGNSFLKPNYALNPEVSIWSVDFVKWWALYKAQEVASKVLAEHLRGTVFLKYWFEMLGARIGSSVLLDTVDITDPSLVSIGDGVVIAEGALIQSHEVKNGVLSFLPIRIGQNSSVAPYAVVQKGTILGEELEVMTLQKSGGKSAVKATNLQNGKTLPNVTKETQDVAVYQFIGIYIVGLLSTLSASIVYLVYIWMSQKPLSPQEFAFACLFGAFHWMPYTVVAYATMFSNVPLGIIYSSISLAVVYLAYGIVLSFLTGALTRLISSNQEKKTTHFRTWLCHRITIACHLRFAKLLSGTEAFCMYMRLLGAKVGKHCSVRAINPISDPKLISLGSGVHLGDFSRIIAGYYSSHGFVSGKVEVHDNSVVGSESVVLPGSVLQKDVILGALSVAPVNSVLQAGGVYIGSQTPMMIKNTMHSLDDRIEEMDMKYKKIVGNLAANLAATTLKVKSRYFHRIGVSGKGTLKIYDNIKGLPDHKIFCPGKRYPVIVRHSNSLSADDDARIDARGAAVRILSDETSDSSLFDLTLKTGNAFYARTIADFATWLVCGLPAREEYVKRAPHVRDAVWTSLRHANSYAELHYYSNICRLFRFEDGQEMYVKFKLRPSDENISEEAGKVEPIGILPPDTGAIPRNDNDTRPLLFLAEDFQSRVNAKGVRYIFQLQVRPVPHDEAARDIALDCTKPWSESEFPYIDVGEVSINHNLSAEQSEQLDFNPFLQCHEVDVIRASSCSQSASIDHGRSLIYEICQHLRNGAPLPEAWKIFIEQSDVKVDLSGCPMAAALMKKDAQNVTLERTLFQTLWATFAQPLLQTVLPHFLLALVIYAPLNWMLHLKNAQKVALHWLFPLFWVSSGLLAGLACVVAKWLLVGKKKEGETVHIWSIGVFLDTTWQAFRTLVGSYFTEMTSGSIFFVLWMKLMGSEIELDQGAYVDSMGALLNPEMVEIERGGCVGREALLFGHIYEGDEGKVKFGRISVGEGGFVGSRAIAMPGVRVEVGGSLSALSLAMKEEIIKSR; translated from the exons ATGGCTTTTGAACTGACGGAGAGAAATTCTTCATATGCTATGGGTTTAGTCTGCAAGCACTTTGCAAATGACAACCCTGTGCCAAAGTTTCCTTATGCTAAG AGTTTGTTTGCGTTGCAACAACAGTGGGGAGGAAGCCCTAAAAGCATGACTGAATTACCAGGAGTGGAGTTCCCGAATCTGTCTTCCCTCGATGGCTATCTGAAGCACTGGGGAGCTCACGGAGTCACTCAAAACAAGACACTCTATACTTGGATCAATGAAGAAGGGGCGGTAGTGAGCCAGCGAACTTATGCAGAACTTCATGCCAATGCTTCTTGCATTGCTCAAAAGCTCTTGACATGCAAGAAACCAAGAATCAGGCCTCGTGACAGGGTTCTCCTGGTCCATGTCCCAGGTCTGGACTTCGTAGATGCTTTCTTTGGGTGCTTAAGAGCTAACGTCTTACCAGTCCCAGTTCTACCTCCAGATCCTTTACAAAGAGGCGGTCAAGCACTTTTGAAGATTGAAAACATCGCTAAATCATGTGGTGCAGTAGCAATTCTTTCTACCATTAGTTATCATTGGGCTGTCCAGGCAGGTTCCGTTAAAAATATAATCTCATTGACAGCTAAAAAGCCAAAATCCACAGCTCGGTGGCCCAATCTTCCTTGGTTACATACAGATTCTTGGATTAAGAACTCCAAGAATGTGGTTGTGGAGGATttcaaagatgaatttgaaccacagcCTGATGAAGTATCCTTTCTGCAGTTCACATCTGGTTCGACTGGCGATGCTAAAGGAGTCATGATAACTCACGGTGGGCTCATTCACAATGTGAAGTTGATGCAAAGGAGGTACAAGAGCACCTCAAAGACAGTTCTAGTTAGCTGGCTCCCTCAGTACCATGACATGGGGCTGATCGGAGGACTTTTCACAGCTCTTGTTAGTGGTGGAACTGCAGTTTTATTTTCCCCATTGACGTTCATCAGGAACCCATTGTTGTGGCTCCAAACCATGAGCAAATATCAGGCTACTCACAGTGCTGGCCCCAACTTTGCCATTGAGCTAGTCGTTCGAAGGCTGGAGTCGGAGAAAAACAGGAAATACGACCTTTCTTCCATGAAATTCCTGATGGTTGCTGCTGAACCAGTTAGGCAGAAAACTCTGAAAAGATTTGTCGAGCTCACTTGTCCTTTTGGTTTTTCTCAAAAGGTGATGGCACCTGGCTATGGCTTGGCAGAAAATTGTGTGTTTGTCAGTTGTGCATATGGTGAAGAGAAGCCTATCATGGTAGATTGGCAAGGAAGAGTTTGTTGTGGGTATGTGAATCCCAACGATGAAGATGTTGACATCAGAATAGTTGATCCAGAGAGTGGTGAGGAGCTCAAAGAAGCAGGAAAGGAAGGAGAGATATGGATCAGCAGTCCCAGTGCTGGAATTGGGTACTGGGGTAGGGAAGAACTAAGCCAGAAAACTTACAGAAACAAGCTTCCTGACTATCCTGGACGTATCTACACTAGCACGGGGGACTTGGGACGGATAATTGACAGAAAATTGTTCATCACTGGAAGAATCAAGGATCTCATCATTGTAGCTGGAAGGAACATTTACTCAGCAGATGTAGAGAAGACAGTGGAGAGCGCATCAGAAGTTGTACGTCCAGGTTGTTGTGCTGTCATTGCTGTTCCGATGGAAATCCTATCAATGAAAGGTATTTCTGTTCCAGATAATGCTGACCAGGTTGGTTTGGTTGTAATTGCGGAGGTTAGGGACGGTAAACCTGTTGGCAAGGATGTTGTTGAACAAATTCAAGCTCGTGTTGCAGAAGAACATGGGGTTACCGTTGCTTCTGTCAAGATGATCAGGCCAAAAACCATTAGTAAGACAACGTCAGGAAAAATCAAAAGATTCGAATGCCTCCAACAGTTTACTGATGGAACATTGAACGTTGTTCCAGAACCAAttctaataaagaaaaaactgaTGCGGTCCTTCACTACAGGAACATGCAAGGAGGGAATAACCCCTCGTCCTCAGTTTGTGAAAGGTTCTCCACTACCAAGCCCCAAGATAAGTAATAAAGATATCGTAGACTTCTTGAAACGCCTAGTTTCCGAGCAGACTGGTATTTCAATCAACAAAATCTCAAACACTGAAAGTCTCGTGTCTTATGGAATCGATTCAATTGGTGTGGTCAGGGCAGCTCAAAAACTTTCTGACTTTCTTGGAGTGCCCGTAGGAGCTGTGGATATTTTCACTGCAACTTGCATTGCAGACTTGGCAAGCTTCTCGGAGAATCTGGTAATGAATTCTCAACCTCAACTGTCAACAACTCCATCCAATGTTCCACTGCTTGAGACTGAGACTGATTCTGCTGAGCTTGTGATGGAACTTCCTGAATCTCACCACTTGGTGATCTGGTCATTCCAACTTCTGGCTCTTATTTACGTTGCTTTTATGCTCTCCATTCCTGCATACTTATCCGTATCTGCCTTTATGAATTGCGTCTCAGCCACCCATGCATTGGTAGAAGGAATTCCCTATTTAGACTATTTGACCCTTCTGACTTTTGCTCCCCTTGCTTGGATGTTCTGCATACTTTCTACCTGTGTTTCAATTGGTTTCTTGGGGAACTCTTTCTTAAAACCAAACTATGCCCTGAACCCCGAGGTTTCCATCTGGTCTGTAGATTTTGTTAAATGGTGGGCTCTTTACAAGGCCCAAGAAGTTGCTTCAAAAGTTTTGGCAGAGCATCTGCGAGGAACTGTGTTCCTCAAGTATTGGTTTGAGATGCTTGGAGCTAGGATTGGATCCTCAGTTTTGCTTGATACAGTTGATATAACAGACCCATCTCTGGTTTCAATTGGAGATGGAGTGGTGATCGCAGAAGGGGCTTTGATTCAAAGCCACGAAGTTAAGAATGGAGTGTTAAGCTTCCTCCCGATAAGAATTGGCCAAAACTCATCAGTTGCCCCCTACGCGGTTGTCCAAAAGGGAACTATTCTGGGAGAAGAGCTTGAGGTAATGACCTTGCAAAAATCTGGAGGCAAATCTGCTGTCAAGGCTACAAATCTTCAGAAT GGTAAAACACTACCAAATGTTACGAAGGAAACTCAAGATGTGGCTGTTTACCAGTTCATAGGCATCTACATAGTTGGTTTGCTCAGTACTCTTTCTGCTTCTATTGTGTACTTGGTCTACATTTGGATGTCTCAAAAGCCTCTTTCCCCTCAAGAATTTGCATTTGCTTGCTTATTTGGGGCCTTTCATTGGATGCCTTACACCGTCGTAGCATATGCCACCATGTTTTCTAATGTCCCATTAGGCATAATTTACTCATCCATCTCATTGGCAGTTGTGTATTTGGCTTATGGCATAGTACTCAGCTTCCTCACAGGCGCTTTGACCCGTCTTATTTCTAGTAACCAAGAGAAAAAGACGACCCATTTTAGAACATGGCTTTGCCATCGAATCACCATTGCCTGCCACCTCAGATTTGCTAAGCTCCTGTCTGGAACCGAAGCCTTCTGCATGTACATGCGCCTTCTCGGTGCAAAGGTTGGGAAACATTGTTCTGTCAGGGCCATCAACCCAATTTCAGACCCGAAATTGATTTCACTCGGCTCTGGTGTCCATCTTGGTGATTTCAGTCGGATCATTGCTGGGTATTATTCCTCTCATGGGTTTGTTAGTGGGAAAGTTGAGGTGCATGATAATTCGGTAGTTGGGAGTGAAAGTGTAGTCCTTCCTGGTTCAGTTCTTCAGAAAGATGTTATTCTTGGTGCACTGTCAGTTGCACCGGTGAATTCAGTGCTCCAAGCGGGTGGTGTTTACATTGGGTCTCAAACTCCAATGATGATCAAGAACACCATGCATTCGTTGGACGATAGAATAGAAGAGATGGATATGAAATATAAGAAAATTGTCGGTAACCTTGCTGCAAATTTGGCTGCCACAACTCTGAAGGTTAAGTCAAGATATTTCCATCGAATCGGTGTTAGTGGGAAGGGAACCTTGAAGATCTATGACAACATCAAAGGCTTGCCAGACCATAAAATCTTCTGCCCAGGAAAGAGATACCCTGTCATAGTTCGGCACAGCAACAGCTTGAGCGCTGATGATGATGCAAGGATTGATGCACGTGGTGCAGCTGTAAGAATACTTTCAGATGAAACTAGTGACTCTTCACTCTTTGACCTGACACTGAAGACAGGAAATGCATTCTACGCCCGCACAATTGCCGATTTTGCAACATGGCTTGTCTGTGGGCTTCCTGCACGGGAGGAGTATGTTAAGCGAGCCCCACATGTGCGTGACGCAGTATGGACTTCCTTGCGCCATGCAAACTCATATGctgaactacattattactcGAATATCTGCAGGCTGTTCCGGTTCGAAGATGGACAAGAAATGTATGTCAAGTTCAAGTTGAGGCCTTCTGACGAGAATATTAGCGAGGAAGCCGGTAAGGTGGAGCCAATTGGAATTCTTCCACCTGATACAGGTGCAATTCCGAGGAATGATAATGATACTCGTCCTCTACTTTTCCTTGCTGAAGATTTCCAAAGCCGTGTGAACGCCAAGGGAGTTCGTTATATTTTCCAGTTACAGGTCCGGCCAGTTCCACATGATGAAGCTGCACGTGACATTGCACTTGACTGCACAAAACCGTGGAGTGAGTCTGAGTTCCCATATATTGATGTTGGAGAGGTTAGCATCAACCATAATCTGTCTGCAGAACAATCAGAACAGTTGGACTTCAATCCCTTTCTTCAATGCCATGAAGTGGATGTCATCCGAGCTTCATCATGCTCCCAGAGCGCTTCTATTGATCATGGGCGTTCATTGATCTATGAGATCTGCCAACACCTGAGGAACGGTGCACCCCTTCCAGAGGCATGGAAGATCTTCATAGAGCAATCCGATGTCAAAGTAGACCTCTCCGGTTGTCCGATGGCAGCAGCATTGATGAAAAAAGACGCGCAAAACGTGACGCTGGAAAGAACTTTGTTTCAGACTCTATGGGCCACTTTTGCTCAACCTCTACTACAAACCGTGCTGCCTCATTTCCTGCTGGCGTTAGTAATCTACGCTCCTTTGAACTGGATGCTGCACTTAAAGAATGCTCAAAAAGTAGCTCTGCATTGGTTGTTTCCGTTGTTTTGGGTCTCTTCCGGTCTTTTGGCCGGATTAGCTTGTGTTGTGGCTAAATGGTTACTAGtcggaaagaagaaagaaggggaaACTGTGCACATTTGGAGCATAGGGGTCTTTCTGGACACTACATGGCAGGCTTTTAGAACCCTAGTTGGGAGCTATTTCACGGAAATGACAAGCGGATCAATTTTCTTCGTGCTGTGGATGAAGCTTATGGGTTCGGAGATTGAGCTGGACCAAGGCGCTTATGTAGACAGCATGGGAGCTTTGTTAAACCCGGAAATGGTGGAGATCGAGCGAGGCGGGTGCGTGGGACGAGAAGCTCTTCTGTTCGGACACATATATGAAGGTGATGAGGGGAAAGTGAAGTTTGGAAGGATCAGTGTCGGAGAAGGTGGGTTTGTAGGGAGTAGAGCTATAGCAATGCCAGGAGTGAGAGTGGAAGTTGGGGGAAGTCTCAGTGCTCTCTCACTTGCCATGAAAGAAGAAATTATCAAGTCAAGGTGA
- the LOC114823845 gene encoding uncharacterized protein has protein sequence MDPGKSVEDQFSGLHPCLPLNTRIAIVGGGPSGLSSAYALVKLGYSNVTVLEKHHTVGGMCESVDIEGKIYDLGGQVLAANSAPVIFHLAKETGSELVEMDSHKLALIDKSGQYQDIKVADDYVSVITLTLELQDKAAKSGRIGVHAVSEYASDLTPVYLERQGFSSIPKSVAYGYTASGYGFVQDMPYAYIHEFTRTSMAGKIRRFNGGYTSLWEKISKSLPMVHCNTEVLAIRRYSDSVSVDVKSCDGEVKALEFDKIIISGSFPLNNGKIYRSPPSQPTERGSEVMEMGDVEKELFSKVQTIDYYTTVLKVKGIEDLPIGFYYFEEYMSNPATIGNPVAMQKFYADTDVLLFWSYGNSVDVTGPTVTELALDAAKLIGAEVTEVVLQRRFKYFPHVGSQGT, from the exons ATGGACCCTGGAAAATCAGTAGAAGACCAGTTCTCCGGGCTGCATCCATGCCTTCCACTGAATACAAGAATTGCGATAGTAGGCGGTGGTCCAAGTGGTTTATCATCTGCTTATGCACTGGTGAAGCTTGGTTACAGCAATGTGACCGTGTTAGAGAAGCACCATACCGTTGGTGGCATGTGTGAATCAGTCGATATTGAAG GGAAAATTTATGATCTCGGTGGTCAAGTTCTTGCTGCAAACAGCGCCCCTGTCATCTTTCACTTGGCAAAGGAGACTGGGTCTGAACTAGTAGAAATGGACTCCCACAAGCTTGCGCTTATTGACAAATCAGGGCAGTATCAAGATATTAAAGTTGCAGATGATTATGTATCGGTGATCACACTGACGTTGGAACTCCAG GATAAGGCAGCAAAGTCAGGTCGAATTGGGGTCCATGCTGTGAGTGAATATGCGTCAGACTTAACTCCTGTATATCTTGAACGTCAAGGATTTAGTTCTATTCCCAAATCTGTGGCTTATGGATACACGGCTTCTGGTTATGGGTTTGTTCAAGACATGCCTTATGCCTACATTCATGAGTTCACACGAACTTCCATGGCTGGAAAAATTCGCCGTTTCAATGGTGGATATACAAGTCTTTGGGAGAAGATCAGTAAATCACTCCCAATGGTTCACTGCAACACCGAAGTGTTGGCAATCAGACGCTATTCCGATAGTGTCAGTGTTGACGTAAAAAGTTGTGATGGAGAAGTTAAAGCTCTGGAATTTGATAAGATAATCATTTCTGGTTCCTTCCCTTTAAATAACGGAAAAATTTACAGATCACCACCTTCACAACCAACAG AACGTGGAAGTGAAGTAATGGAGATGGGTGATGTTGAAAAGGAGTTGTTCAGTAAAGTGCAGACAATTGACTACTACACTACAGTTTTGAAGGTTAAAGGGATCGAAGATTTGCCGATAGGCTTCTACTATTTTGAAGAATATATGAGCAATCCTGCAACAATTGGAAATCCAGTTGCAATGCAAAAGTTCTATGCTGACACTGATGTTTTATTATTCTGGTCTTATGGAAATTCTGTTGATGTTACGGGACCAACTGTAACAGAGCTTGCACTTGATGCTGCCAAGCTTATAGGAGCAGAAGTTACAGAGGTGGTTCTCCAACGACGATTTAAGTATTTTCCTCACGTCGGCAGCCAAGGTACGTAA